A single Brassica rapa cultivar Chiifu-401-42 chromosome A04, CAAS_Brap_v3.01, whole genome shotgun sequence DNA region contains:
- the LOC103863798 gene encoding proline dehydrogenase 2, mitochondrial, whose amino-acid sequence MANRFLRPHLIHRFSTLSPVGPPSTVVPEILSFDQPKTDVDLDLSDQARLFASVPISDLVRSTAVLHATAIGPMVDFGSWVMSSKLMDATITRDLVLRFVKGTFYDHFCAGEDAAAAARRVRSVYESRGLKGMLVYGVEHAEDGGECDNNIKKFIETVDAAKTLPTSHLSSVVVKITAICPMSLLKRVSDLLRWQYKNPSFKLPWKLHSFPVFSGSSPLYHTISEPEPLTVEEEQELEKAHERIKSICIRCQESNVPLLIDAEDTILQPAIDYMAYWSAIMFNSDKSRPIVYNTIQAYLKDAGERLQLALRESEKMNVPIGFKLVRGAYMSSEAKLAASLGYKSPVHDTIQETHACYNECMGFLMEKASNGTGIAVILATHNTDSGKLGARKASELGIDKENGKIEFAQLYGMSDALSLGLKRAGFNVSKYMPYGPVETAVPYLIRRAYENRGMMSTGALDRQLMRMELKRRIMAR is encoded by the exons ATGGCAAACCGTTTCCTCCGACCACACCTCATCCACCGTTTCTCCACCTTGAGTCCCGTCGGTCCTCCGTCCACCGTCGTCCCGGAGATTCTTTCCTTTGACCAACCAAAAACAGACGTTGACCTCGATCTCTCCGACCAAGCTAGACTCTTTGCTTCTGTCCCAATCTCCGACCTTGTCCGTTCAACTGCCGTTCTTCATGCTACGGCCATAGGCCCTATGGTCGATTTTGGATCGTGGGTTATGAGTTCGAAACTCATGGACGCGACCATAACACGGGATTTGGTCCTCCGTTTCGTGAAAGGAACGTTTTACGACCATTTCTGTGCAGGTGAAGACGCCGCTGCCGCAGCAAGGCGCGTGAGGAGCGTGTATGAGTCGAGGGGGCTTAAAGGGATGTTAGTGTATGGCGTTGAACACGCAGAAGACGGTGGTGAATGTGATAACAACATCAAGAAGTTCATTGAGACTGTTGATGCTGCCAAAACCCTACCTACGTCTCAC TTAAGCTCCGTGGTGGTTAAGATCACAGCCATTTGTCCAATGAGTCTTTTAAAACGTGTAAGTGATTTGCTTCGTTGGCAATACAAGAACCCAAGTTTCAAACTTCCATGGAAACTCCATTCATTTCCGGTTTTCTCCGGTTCAAGTCCTCTCTACCACACAATCTCCGAACCGGAACCATTAACCGTAGAGGAAGAACAAGAGCTTGAGAAAGCTCACGAACGCATTAAATCCATATGTATTAGATGCCAAGAATCGAACGTACCGTTATTAATCGATGCCGAAGATACGATTCTCCAACCGGCAATCGATTACATGGCGTATTGGTCAGCAATTATGTTCAATTCCGACAAAAGTCGACCCATTGTCTACAACACGATTCAAGCTTATTTGAAAGATGCGGGAGAGAGGTTGCAGTTGGCGTTACGAGAATCCGAGAAAATGAACGTTCCTATTGGGTTTAAGTTGGTGCGAGGTGCTTATATGTCTAGTGAAGCTAAGTTAGCAGCTTCCTTGGGTTACAAGTCACCGGTCCACGACACCATTCAAGAAACACATGCTTGCTATAATGAATGTATGGGTTTCCTTATGGAGAAAGCCTCCAATGGAACGGGCATTGCCGTCATTCTAGCGACTCATAACACCGATTCAG GTAAACTAGGTGCAAGGAAAGCAAGTGAGCTAGGAATTGATAAAGAGAATGGGAAGATCGAGTTTGCGCAGCTTTACGGGATGTCGGATGCCCTATCTTTAGGATTGAAAAGGGCTGGTTTCAATGTGAGCAAGTACATGCCGTACGGGCCGGTTGAAACCGCGGTTCCATACCTTATCCGACGAGCATATGAGAACCGCGGTATGATGTCCACCGGTGCTCTAGACCGCCAACTTATGAG GATGGAGCTTAAGAGGAGAATAATGGCTCGGTGA
- the LOC103863799 gene encoding calponin homology domain-containing protein DDB_G0272472, with translation MKEGRKLKKSNLHEVVEKVQRKKKEKEKVSNVEHPQAITSEKPNRKKVELKKKKSKKVAEEISEQAEKIKGNKGKLNKTKNKRKADEISSGPVDDHLIKQADDDKNVANDATETRNRKSKKQRKMKLTSTKEIEKKNKVEEEEEDVYEISSGDEDCSRGMKKWVTDYYENRPGLDELQKRIDDFMTAHEERLEQEKQEREAKAAEGGWTVVVHHKGRKKTTDAESGTAVGSVSQAALEDKVAKKKKTEIVGHGFYRFQRRDAQRSELLALQTKFEEDKKRIQQIRAARKFKPY, from the exons ATGAAGGAAGGCAGAAAGCTGAAGAAGAGTAATCTCCACGAGG TGGTTGAGAAAgtgcagaggaagaagaaagagaaagagaaagtgaGCAATGTTGAACATCCTCAAG CTATCACAAGTGAGAAGCCTAATAGAAAGAAGGTTgaattgaagaagaagaagagtaagaAGGTTGCCGAGGAAATAAGCGAGCAAG CTGAGAAAATCAAAGGCAACAAGGGAAAGTTGAACAAGACTAAGAATAAAAGGAAGGCCGATGAGATTTCTAGTGGTCCTGTTGATGATCATCTGATAAAACAag CTGATGACGATAAAAACGTGGCTAATGATGCAACTGAAACGAGAAACC GAAAGTCTAAGAAACAGAGAAAGATGAAGCTGACCTCTACTAAAGAGATTGAAAAGAAGAACAAAgttgaagaagaggaggaagatgtTTATGAAATATCTTCAGGCGATGAAGATTGCTCCAGAGGAATGAAAA AGTGGGTCACTGATTACTATGAGAACAGGCCCGGTTTAGACGAGCTGCAGAAGAGAATCGATGACTTCATGACTGCTCACGAAGAACGCCTTGAGCAG GAGAAACAAGAGCGAGAAGCTAAAGCAGCAGAAGGCGGTTGGACCGTGGTCGTGCATCATAAAGGGAGGAAAAAGACAACAGATGCTGAATCTGGAACAGCTGTTGGATCTGTTTCTCAGGCTGCTTTGGAAGATAAGGtagctaagaagaagaagactgagaTTGTCGGTCATGGTTTCTACCGTTTCCAGAGGCGAGATGCCCAACGAAGTG AACTCTTGGCGCTTCAGACTAAGTTCGAGGAAGACAAGAAGAGgatacaacaaattcgagctgCTCGTAAGTTTAAGCCTTACTAA
- the LOC108871695 gene encoding pentatricopeptide repeat-containing protein At5g38730: protein MVNIASANREALIAQSICGTILKGNWKNILKHKLDSGLLTSSITTQVLSELSSYGGPSLALSFFTWSDSIPSCKHTLQSSWKMILILTKHNYFKTAHQLLDKLSQRELLSSPLVLRSLLNGVSEDPEVLSHVFSWMIIYYAKSGMIRDSIEVFEQIRSCGLRPHLQACTVLLNSLVKERLTDSVWKVFKKMGKLGVVANIHLYNVLVHACSKSGDPERAEKLLSEMEERGVFPDLCTYNTLISVYCRKGMHYEALSVQDRMQRSGIGPDIVTYNSLIHGFCREGRMREATRLFREIKGVVTANHVTYTTLIDGYCRTNDIDEALRLREVMEARGFSPGVVTYNSILHKLCEDGRIREANRLLTEMSGKKIEPDNITCNTLINAYCKIGDMVSAVKVKKKMVDSGLKLDMYSYKALIHGFCKALEMDNAKEELFSMLEKGLSPGYSTYSWLVDGFYDQNKQDEISKLPEEFEKRGLCPDVALYRGLIRRICKLEQVDHAKVLLDSMEKKGLMGDSVIYTTMAYAYWRTGKVTEASALFDIMYNRRLMVNLKLYKSLSASYAGDNEVLIFFWSHVRDRSLISKSILRDMNRSEVL, encoded by the coding sequence ATGGTGAATATCGCATCCGCAAATCGAGAAGCTTTGATCGCACAAAGCATCTGCGGCACTATATTGAAAGGAAACTGGAAAAACATTCTGAAACACAAACTCGATTCAGGACTACTAACATCATCCATAACCACACAGGTACTCTCCGAGCTTTCATCGTATGGCGGACCTTCTCTCGCACTAAGCTTCTTCACCTGGTCTGATTCGATCCCAAGTTGCAAACACACCTTACAGTCTTCCTGGAAAATGATTCTGATCCTCACCAAACACAATTATTTCAAAACCGCACACCAACTGCTCGACAAATTGTCTCAGAGAGAGCTTTTGTCATCGCCTTTGGTTTTAAGATCTTTGCTTAACGGTGTTTCGGAAGACCCGGAAGTTCTCTCTCACGTCTTTAGCTGGATGATCATATATTACGCCAAATCCGGCATGATCAGGGACTCTATCGAGGTTTTCGAGCAGATCAGGAGTTGCGGGTTGAGGCCTCATTTGCAAGCTTGTACTGTCTTGCTTAATAGTTTAGTGAAGGAGAGACTGACTGATTCTGTTTGGAAGGTGTTCAAGAAGATGGGTAAGCTAGGTGTTGTGGCTAACATTCATTTGTACAATGTGTTGGTTCACGCTTGTTCTAAGTCCGGAGATCCTGAGAGAGCAGAGAAGCTGTTGAGTGAGATGGAAGAGAGAGGTGTCTTTCCTGATCTTTGTACTTACAACACTTTGATCTCGGTGTACTGCAGAAAGGGTATGCATTACGAGGCTTTATCAGTGCAAGACAGGATGCAGAGAAGCGGGATTGGTCCTGATATCGTCACTTATAACTCGCTTATACATGGGTTTTGTAGAGAAGGTAGAATGAGAGAGGCCACGAGGCTGTTCCGTGAGATTAAAGGGGTTGTTACGGCTAACCATGTTACTTACACTACTTTGATTGATGGGTATTGTAGAACGAATGATATAGATGAGGCTTTGAGGCTACGCGAGGTTATGGAGGCGAGAGGGTTTTCTCCTGGAGTTGTGACTTATAACTCGATTCTTCACAAGCTTTGTGAAGATGGAAGAATAAGAGAAGCTAACCGGCTTTTGACTGAGATGAGTGGGAAAAAGATAGAACCTGATAACATCACTTGCAACACTTTGATCAATGCGTATTGTAAAATCGGAGACATGGTGTCTGCTGTGAAGGTAAAGAAGAAGATGGTTGATTCAGGGCTAAAACTTGATATGTACTCGTACAAAGCATTGATTCATGGGTTCTGTAAAGCGTTGGAAATGGACAATGCGAAGGAGGAGCTCTTCTCTATGCTAGAGAAAGGCTTATCACCAGGATACTCGACTTATTCTTGGCTCGTGGATGGATTCTATGACCAGAACAAGCAAGATGAAATCTCAAAACTTCCTGAGGAGTTTGAGAAAAGAGGTCTATGTCCTGATGTCGCTCTATACAGAGGATTAATAAGAAGGATTTGTAAGTTAGAACAGGTGGATCACGCCAAAGTGCTGCTTGACTCAATGGAAAAAAAGGGTTTGATGGGAGATAGCGTTATATACACAACCATGGCTTACGCGTATTGGAGAACAGGGAAGGTCACTGAAGCTTCTGCTTTGTTTGATATAATGTATAATCGACGGTTGATGGTAAACTTGAAACTGTATAAATCTCTCAGTGCCTCCTACGCTGGTGATAATGAAGTGTTGATATTCTTTTGGAGTCATGTACGTGATAGAAGTCTCATATCGAAAAGCATCTTACGGGATATGAACAGAAGCGAGGTCTTATGA
- the LOC108871672 gene encoding protein GLUTAMINE DUMPER 7, whose product MSMISDSMVPVHPSLEKLNSPVLSKVCAWGVMLGLFVVSIIAMAYACYYTRNASNPSTGGQDKPIKKEVLKPLDMEPKIVVIMAGNENPTFFAKPSKINA is encoded by the coding sequence ATGAGTATGATTAGTGATTCAATGGTTCCGGTTCACCCGAGTTTAGAGAAATTGAATTCTCCCGTTCTCTCTAAGGTTTGTGCATGGGGGGTAATGTTAGGGCTATTTGTCGTTTCAATAATCGCCATGGCTTATGCTTGCTATTACACGCGAAACGCTTCAAATCCAAGCACTGGAGGGCAAGATAAACCAATAAAGAAGGAAGTATTGAAGCCACTAGACATGGAACCAAAGATAGTTGTCATAATGGCCGGTAACGAAAATCCTACCTTCTTTGCCAAGCCAAGCAAGATCAATGCATGA